One Bacteroidota bacterium DNA segment encodes these proteins:
- a CDS encoding lysophospholipid acyltransferase family protein produces the protein PDAFSQIPKEGPLVVIANHPFGVLDGLTICHLASRMRANFQILTNSVLCQDPALDPYLLPVSFDETREAMHMNINTKQEALKTLNSGGAVVIFPGGGISTAVSWRGEVTDLEWKRFAAKLIQLSRATVIPIYFHGQNSRLFQFVSQFSLTLRLSLLLYEVNRMMGTTLQLEIGDPLPFAKLAPIKDRQALLDYLREHVYGLAKRP, from the coding sequence CCCCAGACGCTTTCAGTCAAATCCCTAAAGAAGGCCCCCTTGTTGTCATTGCCAACCATCCTTTTGGCGTCCTCGACGGCCTGACCATTTGCCACCTTGCTTCGCGCATGCGCGCCAACTTCCAGATCCTCACCAACAGCGTGCTCTGCCAGGACCCTGCATTGGATCCCTACCTGCTACCGGTGAGTTTCGACGAAACGCGCGAAGCCATGCACATGAACATCAACACCAAACAGGAAGCGCTCAAAACCCTGAACAGTGGAGGCGCCGTCGTCATATTCCCCGGCGGCGGTATTTCTACGGCAGTAAGCTGGCGGGGCGAAGTGACAGATCTGGAGTGGAAAAGATTTGCTGCCAAGCTGATCCAGTTGTCTCGGGCCACCGTAATTCCAATTTACTTCCATGGGCAAAACAGCCGGCTTTTTCAGTTTGTCAGTCAGTTTAGCCTCACCCTTCGGCTATCACTGCTTCTGTATGAAGTCAATCGTATGATGGGGACCACCCTCCAGCTTGAAATAGGAGACCCGTTGCCTTTTGCCAAATTGGCGCCGATTAAAGACCGACAGGCCCTCCTCGATTACTTGCGCGAACACGTATATGGCCTTGCAAAACGCCCCTGA